From a single Raphanus sativus cultivar WK10039 chromosome 3, ASM80110v3, whole genome shotgun sequence genomic region:
- the LOC108846890 gene encoding CLAVATA3/ESR (CLE)-related protein 40-like translates to MKYKGGVFITIIFFFSIVLSLCSLAHSSSTKSFFWLEEREDMKAMTKENEIGVGVGSANEVEERQVPTGSDPLHHKHVPFTSP, encoded by the exons ATGAAATACAAAGGAGGCGTTTTTATCacaatcatcttcttcttctccatcgttCTTTCTTTATGCTCACTTGCTCACTCTTCTTCTACAAAAT cgTTCTTTTGGttagaagaaagagaagatatGAAAGCCATGACGAAG GAGAATGAGATTGGTGTTGGTGTTGGATCAGCTAATGAAGTTGAAGAAAGACAAGTTCCGACTGGATCTGACCCTCTTCATCACAAACACGTTCCCTTTACTTCTCCTTAA
- the LOC108847895 gene encoding uncharacterized protein LOC108847895 → MANLPPPSLASSSAASSRNDRPLSPAEQLVLDICDPELREKALSELSKRREIFQDLAPLLWHSFGTIAALIQEITSVYRLLTPPIMTSAQSNRVCNALALLQCVASHPETRMLFLNAQMPLYLYAFLNTSSKSRPFEYLRLTSLGVIGALVKVDDTEVIKFLLRTEIVPLCLRTMENGSELSKTVATFIVQKVLLDDVGLEYMCSLSDRFFALVRVLGNMVASLAEAPSPRLLKHIIRCFLRLTDNPKACEALVKCLPDLLRDASFCSCLYDDPSARQWLQQLLHNIRVGPPAHRGYEQMRV, encoded by the exons ATGGCTAACCTTCCTCCTCCGTCACTCGCTTCCTCCTCCGCTGCTTCTTCCAGAAACGATCGCCCGCTCTCGCCGGCGGAGCAGTTGGTGCTCGACATCTGCGATCCCGAGCTCAGGGAGAAAGCTCTTAGCGAGCTCTCCAAG aggaGAGAAATCTTTCAAGATTTGGCTCCGCTATTGTGGCATTCTTTTGGTACCATTGCTGCTCTTATACAG GAGATCACCTCAGTTTACCGTCTCCTGACTCCTCCTATCATGACTTCTGCTCAATCAAACAGGGTCTGCAATGCCCTTGCGCTTCTCCAG TGTGTTGCTTCTCATCCTGAAACGAGAATGTTGTTCCTTAACG CTCAGATGCCATTGTACCTGTACGCTTTCTTGAATACATCAAGCAAGTCAAGACCCTTTGAATACCTGCGGCTGACTAGCTTGGGGGTTATTGGCGCACTTGTCAAG GTTGATGATACAGAAGTAATCAAATTCCTTCTTAGGACTGAAATTGTCCCATTGTGCCTCCGGACTATGGAAAATGGCAGCGAGTTATCGAAGACT GTTGCTACCTTCATTGTTCAGAAAGTTTTGCTGGACGATGTTGGGCTTGAGTACATGTGCTCCTTATCGGATAGGTTCTTTGCTCTGGTTCGAGTATTGGGGAATATGGTTGCTTCACTTGCAGAAGCACCTTCTCCTAGGCTGTTAAAGCACATCATACGCTGTTTTCTCCGCTTGACAGATAATCCCAA GGCCTGCGAAGCACTCGTAAAATGCCTGCCAGATCTTCTAAGGGATGCCTCCTTCTGCAGCTGTCTCTAT GATGATCCATCCGCAAGGCAATGGCTGCAGCAGCTGCTCCACAACATTAGAGTCGGCCCTCCAGCACACCGAGGGTACGAGCAAATGCGTGTGTGA
- the LOC108845942 gene encoding uncharacterized protein LOC108845942 isoform X2: MEKFLVPREPPPPPPKSTTVIRRPWKRSLIELNGRLESHYRHELYTILAHSYSQIGKFQHLYHLNEGPCHTHISEILHDIDSSSTGGVAGLEFDNQGIYIVSVTRSGCLTVHDFDSLYCHSKLPPGSVEDESKHVVHLSFPPGREFNVARWNPTNQNEVASISRKRDKVSIFDISYMSPKPTEELQTRQKLSIIGRKTSIGLSDVAITSNGDSRIFSPDTLGTVHVWDRRAGVSPCIELSTNRYDSLKSIQIHVDNQTIFGAGKEGIIHIWDLRGGTNSTAFQSPKDVSHLPLASLHLAPMLQKIASLKAQSEIVPKEIHSINVNPFAPHQLAFHLDDGWSGVLDIYKSEVTHVHCPPPSWLDGSNNSADLILRKPTWLPTSSIYVAGSMSEKGVHFLDFHPSSRSPCHVDYDEDSQRKEKRDKCNYSNKFVSLSESVTGCAAHPLNSMIVAGTQKSSLLLIAQRHCSSTTETVEGQL, from the exons ATGGAGAAATTCTTGGTTCCTAGAgagccgccgccgccgccgccaaAATCCACAACTGTAATAAG GCGACCATGGAAACGATCTCTAATCGAATTGAATGGACGACTGGAGTCACACTACCGTCACGAACTGTATACTATCCTTGCTCATTCCTACTCTCAG ATTGGGAAGTTTCAACACCTTTATCACCTGAATGAGGGACCATGTCATACCCAT ATTAGCGAGATCCTACACGACATAGATTCCTCCTCAAc TGGAGGCGTTGCTGGGCTTGAGTTTGACAACCAG ggaaTATATATAGTCTCTGTCACAAGATCAGGGTGCTTGACCGTCCATGACTTTGACTCTCTATATTGCCACAGCAAGCTTCCCCCAG GTTCTGTGGAAGATGAGAGTAAGCATGTTGTTCATTTGTCTTTCCCTCCGGGTAGGGAATTCAATGTGGCTAGATGGAATCCTACTAACCAGAATGAG GTAGCTTCCATATCGAGGAAACGTGATAAAGTCTCTATCTTTGATATCAGTTACATGTCTCCCAAACCAACTGAG GAATTGCAAACTAGGCAGAAGCTCTCGATTATTGGCCGCAAAACTTCTATTGGTTTATCTGATGTTGCAATTACTAGTAATGGTGATTCAAG AATATTTTCTCCAGACACGCTTGGTACAGTTCATGTGTGGGATAGAAGAGCAGGCGTGTCTCCATGCATTGAACTTTCAACAAACAGATATGATTCGCTCAAGAGTATTCAGATACACGTGGATAATCAG ACTATTTTTGGAGCTGGTAAAGAAGGAATCATTCATATATGGGACCTTCGTGGAGGAACAAACTCTACTGCTTTTCAGAGCCCCAAAGAT GTGAGCCACTTGCCTTTAGCATCTTTACATCTTGCACCGATGCTACAGAAGATTGCATCTCTTAAG GCACAGTCAGAAATCGTCCCCAAGGAAATCCATTCTATCAATGTAAACCCATTTGCTCCTCATCAACTGGCATTTCACCTTGACGATGGTTG GTCCGGTGTTCTTGACATTTATAAATCTGAAGTTACTCATGTGCATTGCCCTCCTCCATCTTGGTT AGATGGTTCCAACAATTCAGCTGATTTGATCTTGCGGAAACCAACATGGCTGCCAACATCATCT ATTTATGTGGCTGGGTCCATGAGCGAGAAAGGGGTTCattttcttgattttcatcCAAGCTCTAGGTCTCCTTGTCACGTTGACTACGA TGAGGATTcacagagaaaagagaagagagacaaATGTAATTACAGTAACAAGTTTGTTTCACTGTCTGAATCTGTCACGGGGTGTGCTGCGCATCCTCTCAACAGCATGATCGTAGCTGGAACTCAG AAATCGTCGTTGCTGTTGATCGCACAGAGACATTGCTCATCTACAACAGAAACTGTAGAAGGCCAACTGTAG
- the LOC108845942 gene encoding uncharacterized protein LOC108845942 isoform X1, translating to MEKFLVPREPPPPPPKSTTVIRRRPWKRSLIELNGRLESHYRHELYTILAHSYSQIGKFQHLYHLNEGPCHTHISEILHDIDSSSTGGVAGLEFDNQGIYIVSVTRSGCLTVHDFDSLYCHSKLPPGSVEDESKHVVHLSFPPGREFNVARWNPTNQNEVASISRKRDKVSIFDISYMSPKPTEELQTRQKLSIIGRKTSIGLSDVAITSNGDSRIFSPDTLGTVHVWDRRAGVSPCIELSTNRYDSLKSIQIHVDNQTIFGAGKEGIIHIWDLRGGTNSTAFQSPKDVSHLPLASLHLAPMLQKIASLKAQSEIVPKEIHSINVNPFAPHQLAFHLDDGWSGVLDIYKSEVTHVHCPPPSWLDGSNNSADLILRKPTWLPTSSIYVAGSMSEKGVHFLDFHPSSRSPCHVDYDEDSQRKEKRDKCNYSNKFVSLSESVTGCAAHPLNSMIVAGTQKSSLLLIAQRHCSSTTETVEGQL from the exons ATGGAGAAATTCTTGGTTCCTAGAgagccgccgccgccgccgccaaAATCCACAACTGTAATAAG AAGGCGACCATGGAAACGATCTCTAATCGAATTGAATGGACGACTGGAGTCACACTACCGTCACGAACTGTATACTATCCTTGCTCATTCCTACTCTCAG ATTGGGAAGTTTCAACACCTTTATCACCTGAATGAGGGACCATGTCATACCCAT ATTAGCGAGATCCTACACGACATAGATTCCTCCTCAAc TGGAGGCGTTGCTGGGCTTGAGTTTGACAACCAG ggaaTATATATAGTCTCTGTCACAAGATCAGGGTGCTTGACCGTCCATGACTTTGACTCTCTATATTGCCACAGCAAGCTTCCCCCAG GTTCTGTGGAAGATGAGAGTAAGCATGTTGTTCATTTGTCTTTCCCTCCGGGTAGGGAATTCAATGTGGCTAGATGGAATCCTACTAACCAGAATGAG GTAGCTTCCATATCGAGGAAACGTGATAAAGTCTCTATCTTTGATATCAGTTACATGTCTCCCAAACCAACTGAG GAATTGCAAACTAGGCAGAAGCTCTCGATTATTGGCCGCAAAACTTCTATTGGTTTATCTGATGTTGCAATTACTAGTAATGGTGATTCAAG AATATTTTCTCCAGACACGCTTGGTACAGTTCATGTGTGGGATAGAAGAGCAGGCGTGTCTCCATGCATTGAACTTTCAACAAACAGATATGATTCGCTCAAGAGTATTCAGATACACGTGGATAATCAG ACTATTTTTGGAGCTGGTAAAGAAGGAATCATTCATATATGGGACCTTCGTGGAGGAACAAACTCTACTGCTTTTCAGAGCCCCAAAGAT GTGAGCCACTTGCCTTTAGCATCTTTACATCTTGCACCGATGCTACAGAAGATTGCATCTCTTAAG GCACAGTCAGAAATCGTCCCCAAGGAAATCCATTCTATCAATGTAAACCCATTTGCTCCTCATCAACTGGCATTTCACCTTGACGATGGTTG GTCCGGTGTTCTTGACATTTATAAATCTGAAGTTACTCATGTGCATTGCCCTCCTCCATCTTGGTT AGATGGTTCCAACAATTCAGCTGATTTGATCTTGCGGAAACCAACATGGCTGCCAACATCATCT ATTTATGTGGCTGGGTCCATGAGCGAGAAAGGGGTTCattttcttgattttcatcCAAGCTCTAGGTCTCCTTGTCACGTTGACTACGA TGAGGATTcacagagaaaagagaagagagacaaATGTAATTACAGTAACAAGTTTGTTTCACTGTCTGAATCTGTCACGGGGTGTGCTGCGCATCCTCTCAACAGCATGATCGTAGCTGGAACTCAG AAATCGTCGTTGCTGTTGATCGCACAGAGACATTGCTCATCTACAACAGAAACTGTAGAAGGCCAACTGTAG
- the LOC108837307 gene encoding transcription factor MYB46, whose protein sequence is MRKPEVASAATHQVKKMKKGLWSPEEDSKLMQYMINNGQGCWSDVAKNAGLQRCGKSCRLRWINYLRPDLKRGAFSPQEEELIIRFHSILGNRWSQIAARMPGRTDNEIKNFWNSTIKKRLKKMSDASSLVNNSSSSPNASDSSSNNTSSSLDLKDIIGSFMSFQEQGFVNPSLTNIPTSNNPFQAAHMISHPCHDDYTPYVDGFYGVNTRLQGGIYFPPLECEEGDWYKADINNHVVEMNTNGAGNVPEGMRMEEYWDLDQLMSTEVPSFHFNFKQNT, encoded by the exons ATGAGGAAACCAGAGGTAGCAAGTGCAGCCACTCATCAagtaaagaagatgaagaagggaCTATGGTCTCCAGAGGAAGACTCAAAGCTGATGCAGTATATGATAAACAATGGGCAAGGATGTTGGAGTGATGTCGCCAAAAACGCAGGCCTTCAACGATGTGGCAAAAGCTGCCGTCTTCGTTGGATCAATTATCTTCGTCCTGACCTTAAGCGTGGTGCTTTCTCTCCTCAAGAAGAGGAACTCATTATTCGCTTTCATTCCATTCTCGGTAACAG GTGGTCTCAGATTGCAGCACGAATGCCTGGTCGAACCGACAACGAGATCAAAAACTTCTGGAACTCAACAATAAAGAAAAGGCTAAAGAAGATGTCCGATGCATCCAGCCTCGTCAACAATTCATCTTCATCACCCAACGCAAGTGATTCATCTTCTAATAATACCTCCTCTTCATTGGACCTTAAAGACATTATAGGAAGCTTCATGTCCTTCCAAGAACAAGGATTTGTCAACCCCTCTTTGACCAACATACCAACCAGCAACAATCCATTCCAAGCGGCACACATGATCAGCCACCCTTGTCATGACGATTATACCCCTTATGTAGATGGTTTCTATGGAGTAAACACAAGGCTACAAGGGGGAATCTACTTTCCACCTTTGGAGTGCGAAGAAGGTGATTGGTACAAGGCAGATATTAACAACCACGTAGTCGAGATGAACACTAATGGAGCTGGAAATGTACCTGAGGGTATGAGAATGGAAGAATATTGGGACCTTGACCAGTTGATGAGCACTGAGGTTCCTTCATTTCACTTCAACTTCAAACAAAACACATGA
- the LOC108847896 gene encoding uncharacterized protein LOC108847896, translating to MKLGLIITNALLLLYIISVLCVAKECTNTPSQLSSHTFRNALLQSKNESLKTEMFSHYHLTPTDDTAWSSLLPRKMLREEEDEYGWTMMYRKIKNSVNASGNFLKEVSLHDVRLDQNTFHWRAQQTNLEYLLMLDVDSLAWSFRKAAGLDAPGDYYGGWERPDSELRGHFVGHYLSATAYMWASTHNNTLKEKMSALVSALSACQQKLGTGYLSAFPSSFFDRFEAITPVWAPYYTIHKILAGLVDQYKLAGNIQALKMATWMADYFYGRVRNVIKTYSVERHWQSLNEETGGMNDVLYQIYSITGDSKYLLLAHLFDKPCFLGVLAVQADDISGFHSNTHIPIVVGSQLRYEITGDPLHKEISMFFMDIVNASHSYATGGTSVNEFWQDPKRMATTLQTENEESCTTYNMLKVSRNLFRWTKEVSYADYYERALTNGVLGIQRGTEPGLMIYMLPLGKGVSKAVTYHGWGTPYDSFWCCYGTGIESFSKLGDSIYFQEDGESPSLYVTQYISSSLDWKSAGLSLSQKVKPVVSWDPYMHVTFAFSSSKGGLGKESTLNLRVPVWTNSDSAAKVSLNGQSLKLPASGKFLSIKQNWKAGDQVTIELPLSIRTEAIKDDRPEYSSLQAILYGPYLLAGLTSRDWSITTQAKDGKWISSIPETHNSHLVTLSQQSGNISYVLSNNNQTITMEVSPEPGTQAAVAATFRLVTTDSKGKISGPEELTGSVVMIEPFDFPGMLVTQATGSFLAAQDSSSTDQEASSFRLVDGVDGKPGSVSLRLESKKGCFVYSDDTLNAGMKLRLGCDLDVTDDKFKQGASFRLRKGMSQYNPMSFVMSGTQRNFVLSPLFSLRDETYNVYFSVQT from the exons ATGAAGCTTGGTCTCATCATTACCAAtgctttattattattatacataatCTCTGTTCTTTGTGTAGCAAAAGAGTGCACAAACACTCCTTCACAGCTCTCATCACACACATTCCGCAACGCGCTTCTCCAATCAAAGAACGAGTCTCTAAAGACAGAGATGTTCTCTCATTACCATCTAACACCAACTGATGACACAGCTTGGTCTAGTTTACTACCAAGAAAGATGTtgagagaagaggaagatgaataCGGTTGGACTATGATGTACAGAAAAATCAAGAACTCGGTTAACGCCTCTGGTAACTTCCTCAAGGAAGTTTCATTGCACGACGTTAGGCTGGACCAAAACACCTTCCACTGGAGAGCTCAGCAGACAAACCTCGAGTATCTATTGATGTTGGATGTTGATAGTTTGGCTTGGAGCTTCCGCAAAGCAGCTGGTCTTGATGCTCCAGGTGATTACTATGGAGGATGGGAGAGACCAGATAGTGAACTCCGTGGCCATTTTGTCG GTCACTATCTGAGTGCAACAGCTTACATGTGGGCAAGTACTCATAACAACACTCTCAAGGAGAAAATGTCAGCTCTTGTCTCAGCTTTATCTGCTTGCCAACAGAAACTTGGCACTGGATATCTCTCTGCTTTCCCTTCCAGCTTTTTCGACCGGTTTGAAGCTATAACACCTGTCTGGGCTCCTTACTACACCATTCACAAG ATTTTAGCTGGTTTAGTGGATCAATACAAGTTGGCTGGGAACATTCAAGCTCTGAAAATGGCAACATGGATGGCTGATTACTTCTATGGCCGTGTACGTAATGTGATAAAGACTTACAGCGTTGAAAGGCATTGGCAATCACTAAACGAGGAGACTGGTGGCATGAATGATGTTCTCTATCAGATATACAGCATCACT GGAGATTCCAAGTATCTTCTGCTTGCACATCTCTTTGACAAGCCTTGCTTTCTTGGAGTGCTTGCAGTTCAG GCTGATGATATAAGTGGATTCCACTCTAACACACATATTCCTATTGTTGTTGGATCTCAACTCCGTTATGAAATCACTGGTGATCCACTCCATAAG GAAATCTCAATGTTTTTTATGGATATAGTCAATGCTTCTCATAGCTATGCAACTGGAGGAACATCAGTCAATGAGTTCTG GCAAGATCCAAAGAGAATGGCTACTACGTTACAAACTGAAAACGAGGAATCATGTACTACTTATAACATGCTCAAG GTGTCTAGGAATCTGTTTAGGTGGACAAAAGAAGTTAGTTATGCAGACTACTACGAGCGAGCTTTGACTAACGGTGTGCTTGGGATTCAAAGAGGAACCGAGCCTGGACTGATGATTTACATGCTCCCACTGGGTAAAGGTGTTTCTAAGGCCGTGACTTATCATGGCTGGGGAACACCTTATGATTCTTTCTGGTGTTGCTATGGCACTG GAATTGAATCCTTCTCAAAACTTGGAGACTCTATATATTTTCAAGAAGATGGAGAGTCTCCATCTCTTTATGTCACACAGTATATATCAAGCTCACTTGATTGGAAATCAGCTGGTCTTTCTCTATCTCAGAAAGTTAAACCTGTTGTGTCATGGGATCCATACATGCATGTGACATTTGCTTTCTCTTCTTCCAAAGGG ggATTGGGGAAGGAGTCCACTTTGAATCTAAGAGTACCTGTTTGGACTAACTCTGATAGTGCTGCTAAAGTATCTTTGAATGGGCAATCTCTAAAACTACCAGCTTCAg GTAAATTTCTATCAATCAAACAGAACTGGAAAGCTGGCGATCAAGTAACCATTGAGCTACCGTTGAGTATCCGAACCGAAGCTATAAAAG ATGATAGGCCTGAGTACTCATCACTTCAAGCCATACTCTATGGTCCCTACTTGTTAGCTGGACTCACGAGCAGGGACTGGAGCATCACAACTCAAGCTAAAGATGGGAAATGGATAAGCTCTATACCTGAAACTCATAACAGTCACCTCGTCACGCTCTCGCAACAATCTGGTAACATATCTTACGTGTTGTCAAATAACAACCAAACCATCACCATGGAAGTCTCGCCCGAGCCGGGAACACAAGCCGCTGTTGCAGCCACTTTCAGGCTCGTGACCACTGATTCTAAGGGGAAGATTTCAGGTCCAGAGGAGCTAACTGGAAGCGTGGTTATGATAGAACCGTTTGATTTCCCTGGAATGCTTGTGACGCAAGCAACTGGTAGCTTCCTTGCGGCTCAAGATTCTTCTTCTACTGATCAAGAAGCCTCGAGCTTTCGGTTAGTAGATGGAGTTGATGGGAAGCCAGGGAGTGTTTCTTTAAGGCTAGAGAGCAAGAAGGGTTGTTTTGTGTACAGCGATGACACCCTAAATGCGGGAATGAAACTGAGGCTCGGGTGTGATTTGGATGTGACTGATGACAAGTTTAAACAGGGAGCAAGCTTTAGGTTAAGGAAGGGAATGAGTCAATACAATCCGATGAGTTTCGTGATGAGTGGAACACAGAGGAACTTTGTGTTGTCACCATTGTTCAGCTTAAGAGATGAAACATACAATGTCTACTTCAGTGTACAAACTTGA
- the LOC108845899 gene encoding uncharacterized protein LOC108845899, translating into MEEPDSDPGSYPNPPASVHLAPFSSLTPPPSARLLLSRHVTRRTHTLQSSPPLAHLSPHGLLDEASSARSICGLSREEALAWELFTPYQRFLIVAVIGVAAAESKKNGAIRKLQRSVDLRDQVLSSMQQKLDDLCQQLNHAKDQSGDGSKVSDLQSAINEKFGSENVKFVECGCWLCDQHHQSSPAATQDKAPAGMVIDVEPEERRMSYLSDWCSSDTTAAEMHFDNLSLDQDMLSLRKECQEKDETIKDLTSFLQLTNKAGSKRETELEEIIRRKKTIIKKLKRNVLVLEEKVSQLTRPRRWSCSAAIPSTREFPMRLDNLLYDMDVSTASSSSDSETHANTPRRPVLEDVPVDCIKEEPSALGQTQKSAPAKSSASLVKAVEPPTTRKPVSVSSSSSSSSSSSSSQRMRRASSSSGDSRKARRPVQVAPRASFGSHKRWV; encoded by the exons ATGGAGGAGCCCGATTCGGATCCCGGATCCTACCCAAACCCGCCCGCTTCGGTCCATCTCGCACCCTTCTCATCTCTCACTCCTCCTCCCTCTGCTCGTCTCCTCCTGTCACGCCACGTCACTCGTCGCACACACACACTCCAATCGTCTCCGCCCCTAGCTCACCTATCTCCCCATGGCTTGCTCGACGAGGCCAGCTCGGCGCGATCTATCTGCGGACTGAGCCGAGAGGAAGCTCTCGCGTGGGAGCTCTTCACGCCGTACCAGAGGTTCCTGATTGTTGCGGTCATCGGCGTCGCCGCCGCTGAGTCGAAGAAGAACGGTGCGATTCGAAAGCTCCAGAGATCTGTTGATCTCAGG GACCAGGTTCTTTCAAGCATGCAACAGAAGCTGGATGATTTGTGTCAACAGCTAAATCATGCCAAGGATCAGTCTGGGGATGGATCCAAGGTCTCTGATCTGCAATCAGCTATCAATGAGAAGTTTGGATCTGAGAATGTTAAATTTGTAGAGTGTGGTTGTTGGTTATGTGATCAACATCATCAGTCCTCACCTGCTGCTACACAG gaTAAAGCTCCCGCAGGTATGGTGATTGACGTAGAGCCAGAGGAGAGGCGTATGTCTTACTTGTCAGATTGGTGTTCTAGTGACACCACTGCTGCAGAAATGCAT TTTGATAATCTTTCACTCGACCAAGACATGCTTTCGCTCAGAAAGGAGTGTCAAGAGAAAGATGAAACAATTAAGGATCTAACTTCATTTCTTCAGTTAACCAACAAAGCTGGTTCAAAA CGAGAAACAGAGCTTGAAGAGATTATTCGCAGGAAGAAGACAATTATCAAAAAGCTCAAGAGGAATGTACTGGTGTTAGAAGAAAAG GTTTCACAGCTCACTAGGCCCCGGAGGTGGTCTTGTTCAGCTGCAATCCCAAGTACCCGTGAATTCCCAATGAGGCTGGACAATCTTCTTTATGATATGGATGTTTCCACAGCTTCTTCATCCTCTGATTCAGAAACTCATGCGAATACACCTCGAAGACCTGTGTTGGAGGATGTTCCAGTTGATTGCATCAAGGAGGAGCCCTCAGCTTTGGGACAAACCCAAAAATCAGCGCCAGCTAAATCCTCAGCATCACTTGTAAAAGCTGTGGAGCCACCGACTACTCGGAAGCCTGTTTCAGtgtcttcttcctcatcatcttcttcttcttcttcttcttctcaaaggaTGAGACGGGCTTCTTCTTCTAGTGGTGATTCAAGGAAAGCTAGAAGGCCAGTTCAGGTTGCCCCAAGAGCTTCCTTTGGTTCGCATAAGAGATGGGTTTAG
- the LOC108845631 gene encoding uncharacterized protein LOC108845631 has product MAIYQLFLEMKKLLKVMLFLIAYFTCSMAMVPYRGCDVIGLVPGDGFGKHQTSEFKEKIYSGRKLVSGPSRSSCGH; this is encoded by the exons ATGGCCATATACCAGTTG TTTTTGGAGATGAAGAAGCTTCTCAAAGTTATGCTCTTCTTGATAGCTTATTTCACGTGCTCAATGGCTATGGTACCTTATCGTGGTTGCGACGTGATCGGGCTAGTTCCTGGAGATGGATTTGGAAAGCACCAGACGAGTGAATTCAAGGAGAAAATTTATTCCGGTCGTAAGTTAGTATCTGGTCCGAGTCGTAGTTCTTGCGGCCACTAA